TGCGCGCGCAACTGGACGGACTGTACGAGTCGGGTTCCGAACCGGTGGCGGCGTTGTACGCCTCCGAGGGCGGCCTCTACGGCCGTTACGGGTACGGGGTCGGCTCCCACGAAATGCGGCTCTCCCTCCCCCACGGAGCCCCGTTCCTCCGAACGGTGGAGATCGATCAGCGCCCGGTTCGGGAGGTCGAACGCAAGCGGGGCTTGGAGTTCATGCAGGAGCTCTACCCATCGGTGGCGGGGCAGCGCATCGGATGGCTCTCCCGTGACGACGGCGCATGGCACATTCGGGTCGCCAATGACCAGGCGAATCGGGACGACAAGGGCGCGCTCCGCTATGCGCTCCATCCCGACGGTTACGCGCTGTACCGGCCGAAGACCAGGTGGAACGAGCGCGGACCCGCCTACGAACTCCACGTGCAGGAAGTTGCGGGGACCACCCCGCAGGCCTACGCGGCGCTCTGGCGCTACCTGCTCGACCTCTCCCTGGTCAGCGAGGTGACCTGGGACAAAGCGGCAGTGGACGAGCCGGTCACGAACCTGCTCGCCAACCCCCGGCTGGCGCGGCGGCGGATGAAGGACGGGCTGTGGGTACGACTGGTGGACGTGGACCGGGCGCTGCGGGCACGCCGCTACTCGGCGCCGCTGGACACGGTCCTCGAGATCACCGACGACTTCTGCCCCTGGAACGCCGGGCGCAGGCGCCTGCGTATCGGCCTCGACGGTGTCGCCGAGGTCTCCCCGACGGAGGACTCCGCCGAACTCGCACTGGACGTGAGCGACCTCGCCGCCGCATACCTGGGAGACACCACCCTCGCGGCGTTGGCTCGTGCCGGCCGGATCACCGAACTCGGCGCGGGTTCGCTGCTGCCCGCTTCGCGCGCCTTCACCACCGAGCACGCACCGCACTGTCCGGAAGGTTTCTGAAGGTATTCGTCCCACGAAAGAGTACTGTCGGAGACGTCGGAGTTGTGGTCGCGGCAGCATCGCCGCACCAGCGGTAGCGCGGGAGGAACCATGGGTACCGCAGTCGCTCTCATCGTGATCCTCGTCCTCCTCATCGGTGGCGCCGTGTGGTGGTACCAGTACCGCGCCGCGGCCAAACAGCGTGATCTCGACGACGCCAAGGCCGAGGCACGCCGCTGGGTGGAGCGCCTCGGCGGTCAGGTCCTGAACCTCATCGGCACCAACGAGGCCGCCAAGCAAGCCCTCGCCGATGCCTCGGAGCGGCACAACGCCGCAGGCTCGCAGATGGAGCAGGCCGATACCCCCGAGAAGTGCCGCCTGACCACGCAGACCGCGCTGGAAGGCCTGTACTACGTCCGAGCCGCGCGCGTCGCGATGGACATGGACCCCGGCCCGGAACTGCCCGATCTGGTGGGCCAGCGCGGTGCGGGCGCGGTCACCGAATACCGCGAGGTCGACGTGGAGGGACAGCACCAGGTCGCCTCGCCGCACCCCACCGAGCAGACCCCGCACTACTATCCCGGCGGCAGAGTCGCCGGGCGGCCGGTACCCCGGGGCTGGTACAGCGAGCCGTGGTGGAAGCCCGCACTCGTGGCGGGTGCGTGGGGCTTCGGCTCGTTCATGCTGATGGGCGCCCTGTTCGGCGGCATGGCCGGGGTGCCCGCCGCGGCCGCGTCCCCCGAGGAGTTCCCCGAGGGCGACGCCGGTGACATGGGCGACGGCGGCGACATGGGCGGTGACGGCGGCGACATGGGAGACATGGGCGGCGGCGACATGGGCGGTGGTGGTTTCGACCTGGGCGGCTTCGACATCGGCGGCTTCTGACCCCTCGGTGCCGGTGAGATTTTTGCAGTTTCGCGCGAAACTGCATTTTTATAAACGTGCGGTTTCGCGCGAAACTGCACAGCTACTGCTGGCAGGAGGGGCACCAGTAGAGGTTGCGTCCGCTCAGGTCGGCCGTCAGCACGGGAGTGGCGCACACCAGACACGGCTGCCCGGCACGACGGTAGACGTAGACTTCACCGCCGTGCCGGTCCTGCCGGGGCGCCCGTCCCATCACCTCCGGCTCGTGTTCCGGCCGCACCGTGTCGATACGCCCGCTGCGCACTCCTCCGGCCATCAACTCGACGAGATCGCTCCAGACGAGCTGCCAGCGTTCCCGCCCCAACTCACGTCCGGGCGTGTGCGGTGGGATGCCGTGCCGGAACAGCACCTCGGCCCGGTACACATTGCCGACCCCCGCGAGCACCTTCTGGTCCATCAGCAGTGCGGCGATACTCGTCCGTGAACGCGCAAGGCGCTCCCAGGCCCGTTCGGGGTCGGCATCTTCCCGCAGCGGATCGGGCCCCAGGCGCGAACGCAGCGCCGCGACCTCAGCACCGGTGAGCAACTGGCAGGCGATCGGTCCGCGCAGGTCCGTCCCGTACGTCGAACCGACGAGTCGCATCCGCACCTTGCCGCGTGGCTCCTCCATCGGCACCGGGGCCTCGGTGAACTTCCCGTACAGCCCGAGATGGACATGCACGACACGGTCGGGGCCGAAACTGTGCAGCAGATGCTTGCCGTGGGCTTCGACCCGTTCGAGAACGGAGCCGTCCACCAGCGACGCGTCAGCGGCGAAGCGCCCCTGCGGGCTGCGCACCCGGACTTCGGTGCCCGCATATCTCCGGTGATGCAGCCGGGCGAGCCGGTGCAGGGTGTGTCCCTCGGGCATACCTCACAACTCTGTTTCGTATCCGCGTGCGTAATCGAGCGCCGGAGCGTGGCTACACCAGAATCCACACGAGGACGGAAGCCACGGCATAGCCCAGCAGACACCACAGGCACGCCGACACACCGCGACGGGCGGCCATCCGAGGAGCCGTCTCGTGGCGATGCAGCACCCCCAGCACGATGCCCGCGATCATCGAGGCACACAGCGCGAGGAAGCCACCGGCCATCAGCAGGATCCCGACACCGAGGGCGCAGTCCGGCGCGCCGCACAGGGCGCCGTAGCCACCGGCCAGGGCGGGGACGAGCTCGGTCTGCCCGAAGAAAAGCACGGCAACTCCGAGCAGCGTGCCGCCGAAGGCCAGCAGTGGCGTCAGCAGCCAGGCGGTCGGGGCTCGTGACTCGGACATGGGCCTCGGCCTGCGAGTTCAGGCATCGGGCAATGCCGGGGGCGTGCCGGTCCTCTCGTAGTCGGCAAGCATGTCGATCCTGCGCTGGTGCCTTCCGCCCTCGAAGCCGGTACCGAGGAACACATCGACGATCTCCTCGGCCTCTTCGACGGTGTGCATCCGCGCACCGATGCTCACCAGCAGTGCATTGTTGTGCTGCCGGGACAGCTTCGCGGTCTCCACGTTCCAGGCGAGCGCCGCCCGAGCACCGGGCACCTTGTTCGCTGCGATCTGCTCGCCGTTGCCGGAGCCGCCGATGACCAGGCCGAGACTGCCCTCGTCCGCGACGACACGCCGAGCGGCCTCGATGCAGAACGGCGGATAGTCGTCCTCGGCGTCGTAGACACTGGGGCCGACGTCGGTGACCTCGTGACCGAGATCGGTCAACCGCTTGACGAAGTGGTTCTTGAGTTCGAATCCGGCATGATCGGAGCCTAGGTAGACGCGCACACGAGTAGTCTGTCAAACGGCCCACGCGGGACGCACACCCTGGTTAGGCTCGACCGTGATGACTTCCGACTGTGCGTCCGGCCGAGAGCTCGCGGCATGGGGTTTCGCTCACGATGTCGAGCTGGCTGCCGACGTCGACAGCAGCTCGGTGGCTCCCCCGCTCCACGGGGACACTTTCGAACCGGAACCCCGGAGGTGACGGGGATGGGGCACTGGATCGAGCTCGCCGACGGTGTGCTGGTGCGGCGGTATGCGGAGCTGGATCTCTCGGTCGGTCTCGTCGTCGGTAGTGAGCAAGCCCTCGTGATCGACACGCGCGGTGACACCGTGCAGGGTGCGGAGCTCGCCGAGGCCGCCCGGCGAGTGACCTCGCTGCCGTGGCAGGTGGCGATCACGCATGCCCACTTCGATCACTGCTTCGGCACGGCGGCGTTCCTGCCCGCGCCCGTCTGGGCACACGAGCGGTACGCGGCACATCTGCGACGAACCACCGAGAGCCAACGTGCCGAGTGGGTCACGCACTACCTCGCGGAGGGTCGGCGCGAAACCGCCGAGGCTCTCGGAGCGAGTGAGCCCGTCGTTGCCGATCGGGAAGTGCGTGACGAGGTCGAACTCGACCTGGGTGGCCGGCTCGTGCGGTTGAGGCATCCGGGTCGCGGGCACACCGACCACGACCTGGTGGTGCACGTACCGGATGCGGCGGTGGTCTTCGCCGGTGACCTGATCGAGCAAGGTGCGCCGCCCGCCTTCGAGGACTCTCTGCCGCTCGAATGGCCTTCCACCGTGGAGGAGGTGCTGCGGCTGCGACCGCGGACGGTCGTGCCGGGGCACGGTGACCCGGTGGGTCGCGACTTCACAGCCCGCCAACGGGACGAGCTCGCCCTGATCGCCGATCTCTGCCGCGCTGTCACCTCCGGATCACGCACCGAGAGCGAAGCACTGCACCGCTCTCCGTACCCCGCCGAAACCACCCGGGAAGCGCTCGCGCGGGCCGACGGCTGAACGGAACAGGCCCGGACTGCGAACCGTGTCGCGATGTCCGCATCATTCTCGGTATCCCGCGTCTCAGCGCTGGATGGACTTGACCTCGAGGAATTCCTCCAGACCGAACCGGCCGAACTCGCGTCCGTTGCCGGACTGCTTGTAGCCGCCGAACGGCGCGGCCGGGTTGAACGCTCCGCCGTTGACCGCGACCTGACCCGTACGCAGCCGCCGGGCGACCGACATCGCCCGCTCCTCGGAGCCGAAGACCGCACCCGCCAGGCCGTACTCGGAATCATTGGCGATGCGCACCGCCTCCTCCTCGTCGCCGTAGGACATGATCGACAGCACCGGCCCGAAGATCTCCTCACGTGCGATGGTCATGTCCGGCTTGACACCACCGAACACGGTGGGCCGCACGTAATAGCCGCTGTCCAGCTCCTCGGGGGCCTCCGGCCCACCGGTGACCACCGTCGCACCTTCGGCGACGCCCTTGCGGATGTAGTCCATGACTCGATCACGCTGTGCACCGTTGACCATCGGCCCGACGCGCGTGCTCTCGTCGGTCGGATCGCCGACCGGGTACTTGCCGACCGCGGAGACCGCGAGCTCCAGGGCCTCGTCGTAGCGCGACTCCGGCACCAGCATCCGGGTCAGCGCATTGCAGCTCTGGCCACCGTTGGGCAGGCAGCCGGCCACACCGAGCTTCACGGCCTTGGTCAGATCGGCATCGTCGAGCACCACGTTGGCCGACTTGCCACCCAGCTCCAGGGCCACCCGTTTGATGGTCTCCGAGGCGACGGCCGAGACCCGTCGACCGGCTCGGGTCGATCCCGTGAGCGAGACCATGTCGACATCGTGGTGCTCGGCCAGGGCCTCGCCCACCACGGGCCCCGTCCCGTGCACGAGATTGAACACGCCCGTCGGCACCCCGGCTTCGGCGACGATTTCGGCGAAGATCGACGCCGTCAGGGGTGCGACCTCGCTCGGCTTGAGCACGACGGTGCATCCTGCGGCCAGGGCAGGCGCCACCTTGGCCACGACCTGGTGCAGGGGATAGTTCCACGGCGTGATCGCGGCGACCACACCGATCGGCTCGCGCACGATCAGCGAGTTGCCCGTCTCCTCGGTCCACTCGTAACCCGCATCGAGCAGATCGGCGATCCCGGCGGAGGTGGCCACCGGAACACTCGCCTGCACCTGCGTGGCGAAAGTGATCGGAGCGCCCATCTCGGCGGTGATCGTGGCCGCGATCCGCTCCTTGCGCGCGGCGATGCCCTCGGAGATCCGCCGCACGACAGCCGAACGCTCGGCCACCGACGTGGCGGCCCAACCGTCGAACGCCTCCCGGGCCGCCCCCACCGCAGCATCCACATCGGAGCGTATTCCGGCGGGTACCGAGGCGATCACCTGCTCGGTAGCCGGATT
This Haloactinomyces albus DNA region includes the following protein-coding sequences:
- a CDS encoding MBL fold metallo-hydrolase; translation: MGHWIELADGVLVRRYAELDLSVGLVVGSEQALVIDTRGDTVQGAELAEAARRVTSLPWQVAITHAHFDHCFGTAAFLPAPVWAHERYAAHLRRTTESQRAEWVTHYLAEGRRETAEALGASEPVVADREVRDEVELDLGGRLVRLRHPGRGHTDHDLVVHVPDAAVVFAGDLIEQGAPPAFEDSLPLEWPSTVEEVLRLRPRTVVPGHGDPVGRDFTARQRDELALIADLCRAVTSGSRTESEALHRSPYPAETTREALARADG
- a CDS encoding ribose-5-phosphate isomerase: MRVYLGSDHAGFELKNHFVKRLTDLGHEVTDVGPSVYDAEDDYPPFCIEAARRVVADEGSLGLVIGGSGNGEQIAANKVPGARAALAWNVETAKLSRQHNNALLVSIGARMHTVEEAEEIVDVFLGTGFEGGRHQRRIDMLADYERTGTPPALPDA
- a CDS encoding Fpg/Nei family DNA glycosylase; its protein translation is MPEGHTLHRLARLHHRRYAGTEVRVRSPQGRFAADASLVDGSVLERVEAHGKHLLHSFGPDRVVHVHLGLYGKFTEAPVPMEEPRGKVRMRLVGSTYGTDLRGPIACQLLTGAEVAALRSRLGPDPLREDADPERAWERLARSRTSIAALLMDQKVLAGVGNVYRAEVLFRHGIPPHTPGRELGRERWQLVWSDLVELMAGGVRSGRIDTVRPEHEPEVMGRAPRQDRHGGEVYVYRRAGQPCLVCATPVLTADLSGRNLYWCPSCQQ
- a CDS encoding aldehyde dehydrogenase family protein — encoded protein: MPTPAPPRTEHVIGGDYVEGSGERIEVVNPATEQVIASVPAGIRSDVDAAVGAAREAFDGWAATSVAERSAVVRRISEGIAARKERIAATITAEMGAPITFATQVQASVPVATSAGIADLLDAGYEWTEETGNSLIVREPIGVVAAITPWNYPLHQVVAKVAPALAAGCTVVLKPSEVAPLTASIFAEIVAEAGVPTGVFNLVHGTGPVVGEALAEHHDVDMVSLTGSTRAGRRVSAVASETIKRVALELGGKSANVVLDDADLTKAVKLGVAGCLPNGGQSCNALTRMLVPESRYDEALELAVSAVGKYPVGDPTDESTRVGPMVNGAQRDRVMDYIRKGVAEGATVVTGGPEAPEELDSGYYVRPTVFGGVKPDMTIAREEIFGPVLSIMSYGDEEEAVRIANDSEYGLAGAVFGSEERAMSVARRLRTGQVAVNGGAFNPAAPFGGYKQSGNGREFGRFGLEEFLEVKSIQR
- a CDS encoding GNAT family N-acetyltransferase; the encoded protein is MADPTLTVHSLSHEDFERYYNVFAASFMEDRREHFREQVRDVFDPDRAHGVFDGDELIGVACMLSPEITLPGRIRHPLAAVTTVGVQPGHRRRGVLKILMRAQLDGLYESGSEPVAALYASEGGLYGRYGYGVGSHEMRLSLPHGAPFLRTVEIDQRPVREVERKRGLEFMQELYPSVAGQRIGWLSRDDGAWHIRVANDQANRDDKGALRYALHPDGYALYRPKTRWNERGPAYELHVQEVAGTTPQAYAALWRYLLDLSLVSEVTWDKAAVDEPVTNLLANPRLARRRMKDGLWVRLVDVDRALRARRYSAPLDTVLEITDDFCPWNAGRRRLRIGLDGVAEVSPTEDSAELALDVSDLAAAYLGDTTLAALARAGRITELGAGSLLPASRAFTTEHAPHCPEGF